The genomic window tatttctatcgAGAATATATGTTTGTGATTAAAAGTGATTCCACAGTAGCAcaattcatattatattatggaaCTCGGGTAACTAATATTCGAACTAAATGTTGGTTCTATATAACTTATGTCTAGTTATATGCTAAAATGATTGTTAGTTTGGGTAGATAAATATTGCATTATTAGATTTAAATTAACAATTAAATTGTCTTATTTGTATTTAGTTAAATGAGGTAAGGGAATTAcattatattgaaatatatacattttacttAGAAAAGAtcgtaatatatattatgtaaatattttttttttgaaaatatactataaaatatgttcaaaacttaatacatttttaaaaaaatttgtttttttttttaatactgtGAATTTagaattatgaatatataataaaatattattctttttattagaGTTCTTAATTTACGATTTAtggttattattataattctatTCCCTCTtctattttactttaatttgCTATATTtggtatattaataaatatacagttaattcttttttaacaattataaaatatactttaaaatactaaaaaattaaagtatatatatatatatttatattaataaataaaaaaaattaatataaacagAAGTTCGCATTTATAAATTCtctttaaaatgtaaaaagaatgttaataaaaatatattattaacataacATAATAGGAATGAAATTAGAAGTTTAATTaacaagaaataaaaaaaaatgtactatatattttaaagttagtataaaataattttattctttttcatttttcttgtgtttagaaaaatatgGAAACTGAACTATTGAGTACTCTTTaattaatacaatttttcgtatttaacttttatttttttatttattaaaaatagtactaaataataatactgtaaattaaaaagaatagaaaaaacgacaatttttttttatttacttgtTTTTATCTccttgtaaaatattaaaagtacgttaccataaaatattttatattcggtatatttttattattatcatatttaaaatattttaataatttcaatgatttattaaatgtatattaataaaatttatgtaaacaataaataaaatgcttCTGTacaattaatacatatatatatgggaaTGTACTGCATTTTTGATACAATGTGCATGTTACggagaaatataaatactttaTTAAGAAATGGAATTTTTGCATGTTTGcttaattttgtaaaagcataaataattaaaaaagaacgCACTTAGAACTAATAAATATGGGATTTATTTGTTGTaataaatgattattattaatatgaaaaCATCTAATAACCTATAACAACTTAagatattttcattaattatgaagaatttgttttttatattttatgtacagATTATCATTACGTCTTCATATgttttaacttttttctttttttctttttaaatttgtttttgcAACAGcttataaaatgttttatttgtaatatataaaagttttttacttataataCGATTTTACAAAGCTAAGGTTAATAGGGTCTAATTATAGAAATGCATCTAAGAAAACTGGTATTTGCAATTACTAtaggtaaaatatattacagagaatatgtataatgaggaaaaccaaaaaattcaacttttgaataaatatgtatatattaattatgcttatatatataaaaagcaagaatgaaaaaaataataacatatatgtacatgtcaTAATGTATAACGAACATGTGTAGCATAATATTCTTGTTTATACTatgaaagaaataattttaaatcatatttattttttcttcaatcaaaatatatcatgtggaaaaattaaaacttacacatataaaatattactattaagtaaatattattattaaatgaatttttatatttagcTAAAACACTCTGAGTCCACTATTCAATATTTCTCAACAGTATTATTCTAATAAGAACagtatacacatgtatataggTTTTCTGTATCAACATGCAAAAGAAGGAAAatctaaaaatttataaagttatataataaaagatatttatttacatctgaaaaacaaacatatatgtaataaataataattcaacaaaaaaaaatagttaaacGAAACTTTGGtaaaataactaaaatataaatataaggaatattctcttaaacatatatatatatatatatatatatatataaaggataatagaaaaaaaagaaaaatttctaatttattttatcttataaaatttatacagAGCTAGTTATATAGAAAAACACTAaaatcataaataatatatttaagttaGGGAAAACAggttaaatattaaaagaatttttttagttcaatgttaaatataattcttgtATTACATACAAATTgagagtatatatatatgtgtgttcttattcatataaaattttaaatacattaaaataactGGATATAAATTATAGATTTCTAAGAATTATTCTCCGGAATTATACTAATGtatgtttaaaatatttattaagtattatcgatattttatcaaaacccttattaatattgttaaatattctatagaataaatacaatactgataataacaataatacatatgatatatgtataccCCAACTCCACTCAGTTATAGTAgacattattaaaaagagagagcttaatatatatggcGTAAAATCCTTAAACGTTTTTCtagtaataatttctttagATTTACgggtaaatatatttgatctTTTATGTTCATTATGTAATTGTTCTGGTAGTTCTGTTTCAAATTGTGAATCTAATCTGTTTGTATGTGGACTTGTTAATGGTGATATGTTATTTTCTGttaacttatatttttttcgttgAATTGGTTTTTTCTTTAGTTCTTCATTAACTTCATCAAGGTAATCAATAGATGATAATGAATCATAGGTATTTTCAGAATTATCCTTAAACACTAATGAATTACTTGAGTTCTCAAAATcatctttaaaatatttttttaaattaaagaCGGCCTCTTGAGAATCTGCATTTGATTCCCCATATAATAATCTGTTTGGTCTTATATTTGATGTATTATTAAAGctgatttttttattgcatgATTTGTCAAAGTTAGTTCGCTGTAAATTaaggtaaatatataacatataaaataatacatgtacgttcgtattattaaaatatccaatttaaaataaatatgtaggattacaaaaaatgtatagaaattattgaatataataattatcttaCTTCATAGGAATAATTGAATATCCATATTAAAAGGGTAAGGAagaagaatttattttttgtttcatccTGTTGAATGTATTTAGAATATTAAAACTTATGTAATGATAGAATTTTCAggaatatatgttttttgataatattcaatataacagttataatttttctttatggttttttgttactttaaaatatgaaaatttatggctttcttaaattaatattaattaaaaaatatgtttaaagttaaaaaaggaaaaaatgcattaaatagaaatattatactaatttttctataatataatattattaagtaatatagataaatatatttaaaaaaaaacattaaaaaatatataaacaattattacataataattgCAACTAagcatatgtaaataatttattttgaaaattttgtttatatttatatattctctacGTTAAATATAAACCTGCTTTCGTAGTTTAGCTatgaatatgaataaaaataaataaaaatggaatgtagtatacatattattctttaaaaaaatataattttaaaattttatgttgattaaaataatgaaaaaaaattaggagTCTACCAGAgcattttatatgaatttttttttaaaataattgatatatacgtaataattgtaacaacaaaatatattatgataataatgatttaataaaatttaatttgaaataaatattacacaAATTAacaacttatatattttaattaaaaatgctTAATAGAATGTtgacaataaaaaatattatatctcAATGAGTTaacttaattaaaatattatattatttaaattaaagttttattttttttaacagtataaaacataatttaattaaatttatggtatattaatgatatttaatattactgAATATACaagaatattaaatatatgaaataatattaaaaataaaaatttgaaatagaaatttttttaaattcttatgattaaaataagaaaatgtaattaaaaaaaaaaaaaataattaattaaaagtaataaatttatatatgttatgaatataatgaagaattatatatatataattaactgACATTTAAATGATGTTTTAATGTCGGGTTATTatctatttttcattatacaataagaaaataattataacatacAAAAACGGttcacataaatatattttagaacaattatatgaacaatatgtattaaacaaaatgaactattcttaatattaataaagaaattattagCTAACATTATTTACATCTCTCTtacaatattaatttaaaatgttattaaattattttagacgattattcatataatatgaatCAACTATATTACTctaaacaatataaatatatttcttacgtatatattaattctgCTATATAAAGAACcaataatgtataattatattcctattttttatattaattagatttataatattcaaatattgggacatttatttattttgtttatacttacatataagtatataagaaatattggataaaaaaagtattttctttatacATTTAGTTGATTAATCAtgcataataattaaaacggcacttttaaaatatttttcttatattataatattatttatatttgttataaatataataagttaataaatattacaatgtactttttttgtGTAAAAAAACTTGGGATAAAATGTGAAGACATGTATCTAAAATTTTCATGGggatatcatttatatttaaaaatcaaatacaaataacttcataatattttagtttgaaattttatgattttttgCGTACTTTCTCATATATAGTCAGTATATTTGTGTATGAATAAAGagtttctatttttttatagcaaaaatatttataaattacagATTTGGAattgctatattttttttttgttgttgaGAAAAGATATAGCCTTATTATCAGGATAAAAGTTTTtggataatatattttatacagaATATagcatattaatattttttcacaaTGCTAAAGGAATGGTGCAGCATATATTAGTACCCTCTTTtcatgtaataatatataacttacttttatattgtctgttataattataacgGAATTTTATAAGATTCtatgaaataatgaaaaatataaaaaaattatgttagtGTATCCGTAAAATGAACAATGTGTAATgaatatctttttataaagaatataatatgaaataatatctATAACATTTTTAGTGTTATACTTGCTAAAAATACACATAATCcctaaaatattgtaaatatacatgaGTATATCAGGTTACTTTtagaaacaataataaaaatttgtgtTCATTTTTTGGTGAGTTTGAAAGTTTTAACATTTTAGACTTTGTATTTTAGTGTTTTATTtagtattaattaaaaacatttagtattacataaatatgtatttttacaCATAAGTAGGTGtgtatgaataatatatattgggctataaaatgaataaatgataGAATAGTTCGCATAATTTTATAGAACTCAATAACTTACATTTTAACTAATAACTTTTATTCTCTTTTGTGTTATATGTTTTCTGAAAAGATTGTTtgttaagataaaaaaaaaaaaaatgtattattagttttaaattaataatgaatgtgtctttttttaattttaatataaataccCTAGCATATTATGTTGGTTcgatacgtacatatatatatatatattatatttttgctttaagtggacttaatatttattgtacAAAATTAGTTTTATCAGTTATgggttataaaatatatgtgtatagtaaaaattttttaacttct from Plasmodium malariae genome assembly, chromosome: 13 includes these protein-coding regions:
- the PmUG01_13060700 gene encoding Plasmodium exported protein, unknown function — encoded protein: MYTTFHFYLFLFIFIAKLRKQRTNFDKSCNKKISFNNTSNIRPNRLLYGESNADSQEAVFNLKKYFKDDFENSSNSLVFKDNSENTYDSLSSIDYLDEVNEELKKKPIQRKKYKLTENNISPLTSPHTNRLDSQFETELPEQLHNEHKRSNIFTRKSKEIITRKTFKDFTPYILSSLFLIMSTITEWSWGIHISYVLLLLSVLYLFYRIFNNINKGFDKISIILNKYFKHTLV